The DNA window CAGCTACTAGTGTACGGATGTACTGTACCtgagtgtagtgtacggaatagtgtacggattacatgGACAGCGTACTAGTGGAGTGTATTCCTTACGCAGATAGCGTAATGGGCCACATTTCAAGGGCGCAGGAATGAGGAGCGGCTTGCATCGCAAGATCCAGACAGAGAAGAGTGCCGGAACACTTCTCTTGGCGCGTTCCATTCGTGAACAGTAAAGAGGAATCCCACAGCGCTGGGTCGTTAGTGTCATATGTGTCTGCAACTGACTCCGTATCTGCGCATCATCAAAGACGAACTGCCGCGGTCGTGCGGAGACGGGCAGCCATACGAGGCCTGCTTTATTCCGTGCTTTGCTGCGCCATCATGCCGTACTTTTTAGTGTCGAAGGGCTGGACGAGTGGCAACACGAACTCGGTCTCACATGCAGCGGCCCGCGCAATGCCCTCGGGGAATGTGTTTTGCTCGCTTTCAGACATTGTCGGGATCCTGCATGGTGGCTCTATGCTGGTGTCTGCAGCGAGGCAAAGCTAGCAACTCGTCGATGGTGTGCTTCctcgctgcggccggcgctTATACTACACCATCAAGTCCGCGGCTCGCTCAACCTTTCGTTGATGATAGTTAACGATGACCGAGGCACTTTGGTGAacttacactagtgtactgACATCCGAGCTCTGACGAGATGGACGCTCCGTTCAGTCACTGGCACTCACAGCCCTTGCGCGCTGGTCAAAGTCTGAGATATGAAGCCCACAGCGTTAATTACCTCCCTAGGTACATACCAGGGACGGTGGAGGACTGTCTTTGCATTTCCCACTCAAAACATGAAATGCAGTGCTTGGCAAAGCTCGGCAGTAATCTGGAGAATTACACGGACTCAGAGGAATTGTGTTCACAACAAGGAAGTACACTACGCTGGGCTGTCCAAAGTGTAGTGGACGGAATAGAGTGTACAAGTAACGCCTTACACGGGCAGTTAGGTACCTTAGTGTAAAATCTGGCTAAAAAAAGCAAATCTCCACCTTGCTTGGGCCAGTGATTGCGTGGGTGCAGAAGGATGTGGCAGCGCGACACCAAAACTACGACGGAAGGTACTGATGGTGGGCAGTTGGAAACCTGGCATCGGGACGGGAAACGAACAGAATTTCTGCATGAATGCCGTGTCATGCGGAGGACGAAGAGTTGGTCGTCCTGTGGAGACAGCATCATTCGGCCACAAGCTTTCCATCTCATGTTCCTTGGCAAGGTGAGGTGGCCTCGTATTCGACCATCCACTGCCACCGGAGACCCCCTTTTCTGTGGCCCAGCGTTGCCGGCTCAAAAGCGCGCCACTCCCGGGTGGGTGGCGTGCAACAGGGCAGCATCACCGCGGATCGAACTTGGGGAGCTGCAACAGCCCACCACGCTGCTGGGTCGGCTTGACTGAATGAGAAAGGATATCCCGGACGGAATGCGTTGCAAATGAACCTGTCTTGAAGTAGCGTTGCGCAATCGCAATGATTGGACTTTTGCATGCCTGTATCCGTCAAAGTGCCACCGGGTTGGTGTGTGTACTCCGTACGTGGTTGAACTTGGGACTGTGAACGTCCTGAAAAAGCATTCCATGCGTTTCCCGGGCGGAGGCCAATGACCAATGACCCAGAGCTTTCTTTCGGCGCATCCAGACCCCCGCACACCAGCCACCCCATCAGGGTGCCGATAGTCAATGCGCAGTTtgcggctgccgcccgccgtAGCGTAGTCAGACCGCAGCCAAACCAGACGAACCTACTGGGTAACTAGCGCAGTGACGGATCTTGTCTGGGGAGACCGCTTTGCAGCAACACACACGCTCGTTTGTGGCAGGGCGATCCGGATCTTGCCTTCTTTTCCGCGTTGTACCCTCGCTGCCTTTGCACAACCGTCTCACTCGCTCTGGCGGTCTGTTTTCCTTTcttcccctttcccttccGGTCGTTGCAGGCTGCTTTTCTCCTACTACACAGTATCTCGCTCGGTTTTTGAGGGCTGAAATCACAGGCTCCGTGCGTGGAAGGGGGGCGCTGGCATCCAGGGCATGAGAGTGGCCCGTTGCCGCCTCGAAGAGCCCTCGTCCCTCGGCAAATTCCATAGCCATACCGCTCGCTTCTCCGACGACACTCGCTTTTGGTCCTTGCACCGCATCCGGGCGAGCCACGGCGCCGTAGACGTGGGAAAGTCGGGATTGTCAACACACACCCCTCCGCTCTCAAGGACAGCTCGGGAGTCCGACGAACGAACGAACGCTCGCGTGATCGTGTTTCCGTCCCCTCTCTAGGGGCGACACAACTGACCCCTTGACACCATGGCGAACCGCATGTCGATGTACTCGATGGCCTCCGAGTCAAACCTCGGCGGCCCACGGGGACAGCAGTCCGCCCAGGTGTCGGCCACGACGCTGCTCAACTCGGTGCACAATATCTACCTCTCGTCCCAACCATACCACCTTGATTCGGGGACCAGTCTCGTCGTCAACACATGGCTCACGGCCTCGCAGCCGGGCCCCAGCGGCGCTGTTGGCGGCACCATAGACGCGGACCTCATAACAAGGGCGTGGGAAcatgcccgccgccgcgccgaggatgGCTGCATCATATTTGGGTAGGCCGTCCCTGGTGCGGATATATCCCCCAGTTCTGCCTCGCTGACTGTGCCCAGGTCCCTCCACACGTCCACACCTTCGCTTCTCCGGCCCGCCCTCTCGTCGCTTCCCGTCGCGGTCCCCTCCTCAATCCTCCAGTCCCTACAGGCTGTTGAGCCCTTCCTCCGCTGCGTCACCCCCTACAACCCCTCGGCTCCCAGGCAGATTGCCCTGGGCGTCTCCCTGACCCTTAACCTTGCCGGGCACATAGTTGGCGCGTCGGTTGCCTTGTCACAAGGCGGCATTGACACGGAAAAGGGCCTGCTTCGTATCCCAGCCGAGCCCGGCTACCGCGCTTTCGATGTCTTCTACTACTTGCTcacctccgcctccacccCCGCCGAGCGGGAGTTCCTCGGTCTCAAGGGCGCCTCCAGTTACCGCCTGCTGGCCCGCTCCGGCACATATGATCCCCCCTCCTACCTGCccaccgccgacgacggtgccgctgccgatgaTTTTCGCTCCGCCCTGAAGGAGATCGGCATCAAGGGGTCCGCCCACCGCAACTTCATCTCCACCCTCGCCGGTCTCTTGAAGCTGGGCGACACGGTCGACTACGACGTTGACGAAGAGGTGCTGGACGAGGTGTGCGAGGACGTTGCTGGCCTCCTCGGTCTCGAGCCAGAGGTGCTCGCGAGACAATGTTCTACCGAGGACCGTGCCACGCTCCTCGGCGGTCTGTACGAAGCCCTGGTGGATTGGGTCATCAGGAAGGCCAACGAAGCCATTGCCGCCCAGATGACCCGCATCCGAGACGGAGAGGAGTCCGCGAACGGCAGCCAGGGCGACGGGGCGCCGATCTCCCTCGATGACACCGGCGATACCGTGTGCCTCCACTTCCTCGAGATCCCCGATCCCAACCTGGGTAAGGCCGTTGCCATGCGAGGCATCTTCGACGACAACCAGGGCATCAATGCCGAGATGAAGCAGGACGGCGTTGAGATCGCCCCCGCGGGCAGTTCTGTTTTGCGTGAGATGCAGactgccgtggccgaggtcgGGCCGGAGCTGGGCATCGTAGTCGGGTCTCTCGGGAGGGAGAGGCAACGCATGCTCGAGAAGCGGGAAGAGTTGCTCGAAAAGGTTGGCCTagccgccgaggatgacggcTTTTTGAAGCAGCTGCTGTTCCCCGTCCCCGCGGAGGGGATCAAcctcggccgcagcggccgtATCGACCTCCCCGCCCTCTTGAGCACCAGTCGCGCGTGGTACCACCTGTGCATCCACCCCACCGATGAATCGCCGGCTAGCCTGGCGGCCTTGCCGTCGGTCAACTCGGCTTGGTCCGCCGGGACGGTGTCGAGGCAACTGCGGGCCTGGCGGCTACCTGAGTGGTCGAATCGCCGTAACAAGCGCCTCGACTACACGGTTGACTTCGACTTCGACGAGTTTGTCCGCCGCTACCGTGTGCTGGGCTGCATGGACGGCCGTGATGGCATCGAGAGCTGGATTCTGGAGCGTGGCTGGACCAACGGTGAAGTCGTTGTCGGCCGCGAGCGCGTGTGGATGAGGGAAAACGCTTGGTGGGAAGCCGAGAGCATTCTAGACCTCAagcccggcgaggccgagaggCTCGGGAGCATGCCCAACATGATGCCTCCCGCCGGTCTCGGGTCGGGCTATTCCGCCGCGGGCAGCAGCTTCTTCCCGCCGCAGCCGTTCCACGACGCTTCCTCCAACGGCAGCCACGAACAGCTTGTCCACCAGAGGAATATGAGCCAGGCAACTCTCGGCGGGATGCGTCCCGCGGTAGCCCCCTCCATCGCGCCCACCGCCATGACGGGCATGCGCAACgtcagcaacagcaacggcgACTACGGGCTCGGCCACAAGGGCGACAACCACAGGGGCGATGTCTTCTACAACGCCGAAGGCCAGTTCGTTGGCAACCTGGACCCGGACCTTGCGGAAGGCAAGAAGATCGAGGAGCAGCCCGTCTCGTCCGGGAGAAGGGCGTGGGTTACCCTGGTCTGGATCCTGACCTTCTGGATCCCGTCGCCTCTTCTTCGGTACGTCGGTCGCATGAAGCGCCCCGACGTGCGCATGGCCTGGCGGGAAAAGCTCGTCATCTGCTTCTTCATCGTCATTCTGAATGCCATCATCGTCTTTTGGATCATCTTCTTCGGTCGCCTGCTCTGTCCCAACTACGACAAGGCCTGGTCTCGGGACGAGGTGTCACACCACCAGGGAGCCGATGATTTTTGGGTCAGCGTGCGCGGCAAGGTCTACGATATCACCAGCTTCTGGAGGCTGCAGCATGGCACAACTGCGGACCCGACTACCGCCGATGTCATGCAGCCATTGGCTGGCCTGGACATGGACAACTATTTCATCCCGCCGCTCACCCTGGCGTGCCCAGGCCTGGTGTCCGACGACACCATCAGGCTCACTCTCAACACGACACAGGAGTATCCAAATGCCGTCCACGACTCGGGACCGTACGCGATGGATCCGACCAGCGATATGCGTCAGATTGACTGGTACTCCACCAAATTCTTACCCCGGATGAAAGAATACTACGCGGGCGAACTCGTTTGGGATCCGAACCAGATCCTGTCGGAGGGAGCAAACGAGAACCACATGTGGTTCATCTGGGAGGACAGGATTTACGACTTGACCGACTACATGTACACGCAAAAAATTGAAAACAACAATGCCCGGTGGGCCTTCCTCAACTCGCAGATCGTCGACGCGGTCAAGAACAATCCCGGCCAGGACCTTACCACCCAGTTCGCCAGCATTGTCCAGAAGGCCAGCTCCAACGCAACCGAGAGCGCCAACATCGCCAACACGCTCAACTGCCTCAACAACCGCTTCTACATTGGCATCACCGACTTCAGGAACTCACCCAAGTGCCAGGTCAACAAGTGGATTCTGGTCGCGTTCACCATCGTCCTGTGCGCCGTCATTGGCATCAAGTTCATCTCGGCCCTGCAGTTCGGCTCCAAGAGacggccgtcgccgcaggACAAGTTCGTCATCTGCCAGGTGCCCGCATACACCGAAGGCGAAGACTCGCTGCGCAAGGCGCTCGATTCGCTCACGGCCCTGCAGTACGACAACAAGCGGAAGCTGATCTGCGTCATCTGCGACGGCGTCATCGTTGGCGCCGGCAACGACCGCCCCACGCCCAAGATCGTCCTCGACATCCTCGGTGTTGATCCCAAGGTCGACCCGCCCGCCCTGCCCTTCAAGTCGgtcggcaccggcagcgAGCAGCTCAACTACGGCAAGGTCTACTCCGGCCTGTACGAGTACGAAGGCAACGTCGTTCCGTATATCGTGGTCGTCAAGGTTGGCAAGGAGTCGGAGCGCGAGAAGACGAAGCCTGGCAACCGCGGCAAGCGTGACTCGCAGATCCTGCTCTTGAGCTTCCTCAACCGCGTTCACCACCGCGCCCCGATGAACCCGCTCGAGCTGGAGATGTTCCACCACATCAACAACATCATCGGTGTGGACCCCGAGCTCTACGAATATCTTCTGATGGTCGACGCCGATACCTGTGTTCGCGAGGACTCGCTCAACCGGCTCGTTGCGGCCTGTGCCAACGACGCCAAGATTGCTGGTATCTGCGGCGAGACGAGCTTGCAGAACGAGGAGCGCTCGTGGTGGACCATGATTCAAGTCTACGAGTACTACATCTCGCACCATCTCGCCAAGGCTTTCGAGTCCCTCTTCGGCAGCGTCACCTGTTTGCCTGGATGGTATGTGACCGTGAATCTATCTGCTGGTTAGCTAAACTCACTGACCGAATTACCAGTTTCTGCATGTACCGGCTGCGGACTGCGGACCGCGGGCGGCCCCTGATCATCTCGGACAACGTGATCCGCGACTACAGCGTCTGCAACGTGGACACGCTCCACAAGAAGAACCTGCTGTCGCTCGGTGAGGATCGTTACTTGACGACCTTGATGACCAAGTACTTCCCGCACATGTCGTTCAAGTTCATCCCGGATGCCTACTGCCAGACGGCCGCGCCCGAGAAGTGGAGTGTGTTGCTGTCTCAGCGCCGTCGCTGGATCAACTCCACCATCCACAACCTCGTCGAGCTGATGTTCCTGCCAGAGATGTGCGGCTTCTGCTGCTTCTCGATGCGCTTTGTCGTGTTCATCGACCTGTTCGGCACCATCATCCTCCCGGCGACCTGTGTTTACCTCGGTTGGCTGCTGTACACGGTCATCACCCGCACCGGACCGTTCCCGCTGATCTCCATCGTCATGCTTGCGGCCGTGTACGGCCTCCAGGCGTTGATTTTCGTTCTCAAACGCCAGTGGCAGCACATCGGCTGGATGATCATCTACATCATCGCCTTCCCGGTATACGCCTTCATCCTGCCCATCTACTCGTTCTGGAACCAGGACAACTTCACCTGGGGTAACACGCGCATCGTGATCGGCGAGTCGGGCAAGAAGCAGGTGGTCGCCGTGGACGACGAGGGCTTCGACCCGCGCTCCATCCCCCTCCAGCGCTGGGACGACTACGCGCTCGCCAACAAcctccccggccgccgcggcggccacccGGAGAAGGttggcctcgacggcggcatggGGATCTACGACGAAAACTACGAGATGGACGACATGAAGTCGGTCTACTCTTCCGTCCGCCAGCCCTCCGTGCTCACCGGGcttcccggccgcggcgcaggcgcctACATGCCGCCGACCCCCGGCACCCCGGGGACACCCTTCATGAATCGCTCCAGCACCTTCGTCGGCGCCACCCCCTACACCGACAACCCCCAGCCCAACCTGGCCCACCGCCAGAGCATGATGTCCATGGGCGCCCCCATGGCCgacctgcagcagcagcgccgcagCCACACGCCCTACTCCGACttcccgccggccggccagcgcggcagcgTCGCCAACCGCCTCTCCATGGCCTCCACCAGCATGCTCCAGCAGAGCCAGAGCCAGAGCAGGCTCGGCCTGCACGCGGACCTCAGCACCGGCtcgttcggcggcggcggcatggggatctccggcggcgtcggcggcggcgcgcccgacGACGCGGCCATCATCGAGGCCATCCAGTCGGTCCTGCGCGAGGTCGACCTCGACACCGTCACCAAGAAGCAGGTCCGCGCGTTGGTCGAGCAGCGGCTGCAGACGGAACTGGTCGGCGAGCGGCGCACGTTCATGGATCGGCAGATCGACAATGAGTTGGCCAATATGTAGTGCCTGCGCCTGCCTGTCTTGTGCCTGCCTTGTGCGGTGCGGGGGATAGAAAAATGGGTTGTTTGTTCATTGTTTGGTTTGTTGAGTTTGGTTGGTTTGGTTTGGTTCATCAATCATTGCTGGGTGTCACTATGTGGTAATATGCTTTTCTACTGTCAGGGGCTTTGGATCGTCATCTCTCTCCCTTCATGTtgctgctctgctctgctgTCTGTCTGTCAGTCACTCACAAGCATGTCTTTGCTCAAAACTGTCTCATCTAGCGCTATCTTGGTGATCTACCGGCCGGTTTGTTTGGTGGAGATCGAAAGAAGGGTTTTTTCCTATCTATTTATCTAGATAACTTCCATGTTTTTAAAAGGGGGTAACGTTATGTAGTAATTCATCGTaatcatcatcatcattgTCATCATTGTCATtgccatcgtcgtcgtcgtcgtcgctcgCATCCGGTTCTTCATGACTTGGGTTGGGTTGGTTTGCCTTGCTGTCGTGCATGTCTTTATTCTTAGGGAGAGCGTTCTTGTTGTCGTTTTGGATCCGGTCAAGTCGAGTCAAGTCGACTTCGGCCAAGTCCTGCGAGGTTGGAAAGTGGAGGAGGATTTCTAAGTATTGGTAGTGAAGTTGGGAGTGACAGCAGCTAGtttggctgctgctgctgctgatgatgATTGGGATGATAGGGGTCGTGTATGGGTGTGGCATGTCGTGTTGATCATGGCTCTTTTCCTACCTATCTACTCTCTCATGTGTAACAGGGGAAGCTTGGCCGAGAATCGCATGGGACATGCTACTCAAGCGCTGCTGCATGATGGGTTGGCCACTAACCAGTCTCCTGTGTACAGCCTTCTGCTCTCTCCCCTCACTCAGGAGTAGATTAGTGTTGGCGTGAGCGATCGTGGCGTCGAACTGAGCGCAAACACCACTCGGTAGGCATCTGTTAACTGGCTGCCTTAGCACTAATGTGAGGCGTCCTTGGGAGTGCTCAGTCCTCTGACAACCAAAGTCACTGTTCCCTCGCACAACTAACTGGAAGAAATGTTCTTTGATTGCCTGGGTAGATGGATACCTGGTGGTATTTACTGATAGCAGCATCTAGAAAGCAGCACCCAACACAGAACGCCTTAGCCATACCACCCTGTAACGCCCAAATGTTTTCCCATGAGAATGACCTCTACATTCCGCAGTAGATGCCTAACTCGCAGTGCCCAACCAGCCCAGTGTTTTAGGTCCGTCCTACGCCTTCCTCGGCGATGTTATTTACTGCCTACTTCCTCAGAAGAGGGTCCATCAGCAAACTAGGTCCCACCGCTCCCCGTTCCCCGAAACAGGGAAGACAGGAATACGGGAACTTGGCCGTCAACTCACTCTATCTTGCCGACCCCCTTCAGCCGCAGATACACGTCGGTGCCCCAGCCGTACAGGCTCTGCacggcgatgccgccgccaaaGTACTCGGCGTAGGCGCGACTGAGGGGCAGGCCGtagccgaggccggcgatggaggagccggcgccgttgctggcggcggagatGACGCTgagggcgtcgtcggcgctgctcCAGGCGCCCGgcacgtcgtcgtcgtcggacTCGCTGAACGTGGTGAACGAGTAGCTCCAGATGTGCGGCAGCACGTCCGGgctgatgccgccgccgcggtcgcggaTGCGGATGGTCACGCCGGGCGCGTTGTCGTCGAGCGGCGCGATCGCGTCGGCGCGGTCgaagtcgccgccgcgggatTCCCTGGGCGGGTCCGGGCGGATGGACTtgaccgccggcggctccggcgcgATGGTGATGACCACGGGCTCGCGGTTCATGCCGCTCTCGACGGTCGCGCGGAAGGCGTTCTTGAGCAGCTCCGTGACGATGTACTCGAGGTGCATGGGCACGAAGGCGAAGGTGGTGTCgggctcgccgtcgacgatcCAGCGCGGGCGCACGCCGTAGTTGAGCTCGCAGATGTCGGCCACGAAGCCGCCGCACGAGTCGATGGTCAGGGCCGGGCGCAGGGCGGTGTCAATCACGCCGATGTAGCTGGGGTGCTCCGGCCAGGGCGTCGGGCTCGCGGCGGAGTCGAAGTGCGGGGTGCTGCTGAAGTGGAGGGCGATGtgctgctcggcgacgaggcgcgTGCCGATGCGGGCGCGCAAGTGCTCGTCCAGGAAGCGGGTCACCTCAGCAGGCGAGATGTACTTGCGGCACTCGAGGAAGCCGCGggcgaggatg is part of the Thermothielavioides terrestris NRRL 8126 chromosome 2, complete sequence genome and encodes:
- a CDS encoding glycosyltransferase family 2 protein (CAZy_ID 270180) — encoded protein: MANRMSMYSMASESNLGGPRGQQSAQVSATTLLNSVHNIYLSSQPYHLDSGTSLVVNTWLTASQPGPSGAVGGTIDADLITRAWEHARRRAEDGCIIFGSLHTSTPSLLRPALSSLPVAVPSSILQSLQAVEPFLRCVTPYNPSAPRQIALGVSLTLNLAGHIVGASVALSQGGIDTEKGLLRIPAEPGYRAFDVFYYLLTSASTPAEREFLGLKGASSYRLLARSGTYDPPSYLPTADDGAAADDFRSALKEIGIKGSAHRNFISTLAGLLKLGDTVDYDVDEEVLDEVCEDVAGLLGLEPEVLARQCSTEDRATLLGGLYEALVDWVIRKANEAIAAQMTRIRDGEESANGSQGDGAPISLDDTGDTVCLHFLEIPDPNLGKAVAMRGIFDDNQGINAEMKQDGVEIAPAGSSVLREMQTAVAEVGPELGIVVGSLGRERQRMLEKREELLEKVGLAAEDDGFLKQLLFPVPAEGINLGRSGRIDLPALLSTSRAWYHLCIHPTDESPASLAALPSVNSAWSAGTVSRQLRAWRLPEWSNRRNKRLDYTVDFDFDEFVRRYRVLGCMDGRDGIESWILERGWTNGEVVVGRERVWMRENAWWEAESILDLKPGEAERLGSMPNMMPPAGLGSGYSAAGSSFFPPQPFHDASSNGSHEQLVHQRNMSQATLGGMRPAVAPSIAPTAMTGMRNVSNSNGDYGLGHKGDNHRGDVFYNAEGQFVGNLDPDLAEGKKIEEQPVSSGRRAWVTLVWILTFWIPSPLLRYVGRMKRPDVRMAWREKLVICFFIVILNAIIVFWIIFFGRLLCPNYDKAWSRDEVSHHQGADDFWVSVRGKVYDITSFWRLQHGTTADPTTADVMQPLAGLDMDNYFIPPLTLACPGLVSDDTIRLTLNTTQEYPNAVHDSGPYAMDPTSDMRQIDWYSTKFLPRMKEYYAGELVWDPNQILSEGANENHMWFIWEDRIYDLTDYMYTQKIENNNARWAFLNSQIVDAVKNNPGQDLTTQFASIVQKASSNATESANIANTLNCLNNRFYIGITDFRNSPKCQVNKWILVAFTIVLCAVIGIKFISALQFGSKRRPSPQDKFVICQVPAYTEGEDSLRKALDSLTALQYDNKRKLICVICDGVIVGAGNDRPTPKIVLDILGVDPKVDPPALPFKSVGTGSEQLNYGKVYSGLYEYEGNVVPYIVVVKVGKESEREKTKPGNRGKRDSQILLLSFLNRVHHRAPMNPLELEMFHHINNIIGVDPELYEYLLMVDADTCVREDSLNRLVAACANDAKIAGICGETSLQNEERSWWTMIQVYEYYISHHLAKAFESLFGSVTCLPGCFCMYRLRTADRGRPLIISDNVIRDYSVCNVDTLHKKNLLSLGEDRYLTTLMTKYFPHMSFKFIPDAYCQTAAPEKWSVLLSQRRRWINSTIHNLVELMFLPEMCGFCCFSMRFVVFIDLFGTIILPATCVYLGWLLYTVITRTGPFPLISIVMLAAVYGLQALIFVLKRQWQHIGWMIIYIIAFPVYAFILPIYSFWNQDNFTWGNTRIVIGESGKKQVVAVDDEGFDPRSIPLQRWDDYALANNLPGRRGGHPEKVGLDGGMGIYDENYEMDDMKSVYSSVRQPSVLTGLPGRGAGAYMPPTPGTPGTPFMNRSSTFVGATPYTDNPQPNLAHRQSMMSMGAPMADLQQQRRSHTPYSDFPPAGQRGSVANRLSMASTSMLQQSQSQSRLGLHADLSTGSFGGGGMGISGGVGGGAPDDAAIIEAIQSVLREVDLDTVTKKQVRALVEQRLQTELVGERRTFMDRQIDNELANM